The Mugil cephalus isolate CIBA_MC_2020 chromosome 21, CIBA_Mcephalus_1.1, whole genome shotgun sequence genome includes the window tttatttatgtgattaGCATCATATGTTCCCTTTAAGTAACAAAACCTGGACTCAAACGAGCAGCAGAAAGTTAGTATAAAAAAACCTTTGTTGTTCTCAGCTACTTCCAAATCTATCGCTGTGCACGTTaaagaatccataaaaataCTGAGGCTCATCGCACATTCAGGTGGAAGCGGTTGATTTGTTAAAAACCTAACGAGGACGTGAACACGTatcacagctgaacacactggtttcagtgtgtgtgtgtgtgtggttaccAGGGCTGTAGAGGATGTAGTCGACCGTCAGCGCCGTGCGGGAGTGGTAGGTGGTGATCTCTGGTCTCCCGTCCGACCTGAGCCGGTGGCGATAGGACGACTGCAGCTTCAGACTGTGCTCGATCCGCTCCCTGCAGGAGGAGGCACCGGGTCAGGTcggctttttaaaatgtctgaatCTGGTTGTGTTATCGCTTTGTTCGCACATCACCtgttaaaagcagcagcagcagaagctcTGGAGGTCAGATCCTCTACAGTCATATCAGAGATGGCTCCTTCCACAGCTGATAGACACACAGAgtcaataattaataaatgaactgaTCAGAAACAGGACGAAGCTCCTCTGGTGTAGGTGGCTGCTACTTGTCTAAAGGTTCTTTTATTGATATATAAAGCAGAATATAGATATCGAAGCCTTCACCGTTGtgtctgtaacaactccacccagacACTAGTGGGCGCTGTTTCGCTTTggcttctacttcctgcttctctttcaacaTTTGCTGCGTTTCCTTTCCATTCCTCCTAAAAATGAGCTGAATGTCTCAATAAAAACTGGTCctggaaacatttttgttttacactctcatgagaggtttttatttttttttcttcagacgtatcgatataaaagtttgtcgcaaaagtgcagtggaaacactttttccccGTCGCCCACGTCACTGGAGACGATGCAGGGGGACATGTGAAGTCCATCTTCCACAAAGAGACGAGaatttatcctcctgagacccggcgtcctcatacggggacactTTTATCTGTCATGTGCTGTTAATTTATGCTTAATAACTTTTCTAgttttgatatgacatgaaaatttacaAGTTCACATGTACTAGTTTGAggaatttcattgtttccaattctacttttgcattaaaatttaaatttaaaaacacatttgggacttaaattgtaatatgcagtgaaataatccccgtgtcaacatatgtttttttgacaaaaactatgtccagttcaaagatgatgcttattttatATACTTCTTAAGTCCCACTATAAGATAAATataagatcttaatcttatgttaaagaaattaagatgcactccaaacaaatgcttgggtctcaggaggttaagagaattatgggatatcgcgatACTTTACTTTATCGAGATATTTTATCGAAATCtctgaaatatcacttttattttacaaaaaaaatgtaacagaaacGCAGCTCGTGTTGAACacaagtcgtacaaatgttCATATATCCGAACCTTCTCGGTTAACGTTTCACAATCAATGTCTTCCATGtttgtggagaagcagcagcagatgtgtggtcataatgttatggctgaccggCGCGGACCCTCAGACGTACCTTCAGCGCCGCAGGCCGAGGCCCCAGACGTGGCTTCGTACTGACACCGGCGGTTGATTCCCAAACTGTGGGACCAGATGGGAGACGTGAGGAGACGCTGTCCTCTGGGACTGTCCTCCTGCCCCGACACCTGCGGACGCACAAAAGGACCGATCAGACCCTCAGAGGGGGGAcacaacacaggacacacacaggaaggacGCAGGTTTTTTCCGGGACGCCCCACCCTGCTGATCTGCATCCCTCTGTACTCCAGGCGGCCGGTGGTCAGGAAGCTGTAGAGGGGACTCCAGGGGGTGGAGTTAAAGTCCCCGCACAGCAGCACCGGGTTGGTGGAGCCGTCCGGGAGGAGGGACAACCGGCGGATCTCGGCCAGGAGGATGGCGAGCTGGGCCAGCTTGATGTCCCCCCGCCGGGGGTTGTAGAGGAGGTGGGTGTTGGCGACGCacacgaaggaggaggaggaggaggaggaggaggcgtctcTGGGCCTCAGCAGGACGACCAGGCCCACGTTGTCCCGGTCCAGGAGGACGTCCCCACGCCGGAGGAACTCCACAGGGttggaggacaggagggagaAGCGGGACGTCTTGAAACCGACGGCGCAACCGTCCGGTTTCTTCCCCGTCCGCTTCTTGTACTCGCACTCGTAACctggcaacaaacacaaaacgtcAGACAGACAAACGGGAAATTCGTCCTTTCACGACAAAACCTTTAAACCGTCGGGACGAACCCAGAGCCCGTAGAGCCGGTCTAATCTGGTTCTCATAGTGGTCCTCCTGAACCTCCTGAAGACACAGGATCtagatttaaaacaaacaaaaaaaaaagagttttccAAACAGCCGTAAGTATGTGGACGCCCCCCGTGAATCAGCCTCCGCTCACGTCGGCCTCGTGCCCCTGGATCTCCGCCAGCAGGTTGGGCAGCCGGTGCTCCCAGGCCAGCACGTCGGGGGGGCAGTGTCGGTACAGGTAGGCGTTGTCCTGCAGCAGGTCCTGAGACAGGATGTTGTAGGTCATCACCGAGAAGTCGAACGCCGCGCCGCCCCCCGGTGGCTGGAGGTCGGTGCTGCAGGACTCCCAGCGTCTCTGAAGAGCTGAGGAGGACGGACGGAGAAAGAACGAACTTTTAACAATACGTTGAGTTTCAGAGCTTTGTGGGTCAGACTGGACTCTGTGACGGGGCCAAACTTTCCTCATAATAATTTAATCTGGTGTTGTGTGGTTTGTTGTGATTATACTCGTGATAGTCAGTGCTCAAACGCACACTTCAAACCCCTTTTTGAGTCTGGATCTGTACGAGACAATTTGACCTGGTCCCTGAAACAGGTTTTACTACATGTAGTAACTACGCATAGATATTAACTACTAATATTAAAGGCCAAGAATCCAATTGCGCCCCCTACTGGAGCCCAGCACCAGCATCCTCTTAGAAATCTCAAGAAGCGGTGCAACAAGGTTTGTCCACGAGCTCCAGCTCTGAGAGGACGGAAATTTAAAAAGGACGACGGGATTTAAAAAAGAACGAGGGCAGAGAAGAGCTGGAGTAAAGCAAAGAGACGAGGACGATGAGAAACTAGAGGGAGGAGACAGTAGAAATGTCCAGAAAGAAAAGTTAGAGACGTCCTGACCCAATGTCCGTCCCAGACCTGGTCCCCTGTAGCTTCCTGAAGTCGTCTCTAGAGTCGTGTGGATTCAGTCCGATAAAtctttcttccagtcagagttaatgtgagaggagctcgtacctttattctctactccagaaatgttctggtccaacgctgccataaactccctaaacctctggaagattagtctccaggaaacgtttGTCTTCTCATAAACGTTGTAACATCAGTGTTAGTCGTTCTGAGTGGACTCTCTGTTTAGATGATCTccttccaccacctcctctttttcttctttgctttgtCGCTACTAAAACCGAAGAGGACGAAGTCGTCCCCGACACAGATCAGGACATCGCTGGTGAAAACGTCACCCAGTAAAtctttattattagttatttctAAACCCTTAATATCTGTAAATTCATTGAAGTTGAATCAAATCGTGAATGTGATTCTTTAATCtgtgaaaaagtttttttttaaaaactcacaTGTGACCAGCGGTGGGACTCCGGGTGGGGGGGGCTCCCTGTTTGCCCCCTGCCACGGGTTCGGGGGTCGCACGGCGCCGTGAGGCGGTAAAGGGAAACTCGTCCTCCGTCCCCCGTCCTCTCTGCTGTCCCTCGGCCGTCCTGCCGCTCCTCCTCTCGTGCCGCCGTGCTCCTCGCTGCTCCTCCCCTTGAACCAGGGGTTTGGTTTCTGCAGCGTCTCCTGCTCTTTGATGCGAGTCCTGGATCCTCCTCCTCGCGCCTCCTCCTGTTCGCTCCTGCTCTGACTCCTAAACCCgtcctccctgctgctgctgtcttttctctgtctgtctttaacCCCCGTTTTAGTCCTTTCCACGTCTTTATCTCTGTTCTCGGCTCCGTTCCTCCCTCGATCTCGATGTCCGTCTCTGTGGCGCTGGTTTGTCCAGACGTTGCCTTGTTGTTCCCTTCTGAAGCCTCCTTCCTTGGCCTCGTCTCCTTCagatctcctcttctcctctaaGCTCTTCCTCCGTTTGTGCGGAGGCTCTCGGCCTCTGTCGGGCCGATCCATCCTGCAGCCGGCGGACGTGTGGAGCGAAGCCCCGGCGTCACCGGGGCGGATGCTCGGGGAGCGGGGCGATCGCGGCGGCCAGGGGGGGAATCCCCGCACCGACCACCATGGACGGGGGGCGGGGGTGAAGcgggggaggtgggaggggtgggaagaggaggaggaggaggaggaaaaggaggaggcgCTGCTGCTCCTGAATCCGGCCCAGGAGACAGCGGGACGGCTGCAGGGTCGGAAAGAGGAGGTGACGGAGCTCAGCCGGTGAAGGAACATGAGGCGGCTGCAGGAAGAGACCAGAGAAGAGTTaataacaaacaataataaacatttattcattttaatttgatgttaAATCTCTCAAGAACATTGCCAGTGCAACGATAGAGAAGGAAATGTAAAAGGAGCAAAGACAAATATGAAGCTTGAACCGAGCAGCTTCTGATGGTGACAATTAACCGATCGATTAATCGGCCAAACCGGAAGGAATCGACGGATTGAAGAACTAAATCATCCGAAACAGACATGCAAAGAAGCTTATTGAGCTTTtcgcatttttatttttatttcttgtgtgtgtgtgtgtttattaacatttttccaccacataataaaataaaagtcacaaaaacTAGTTCCTTCTAAGTTATCTGCTTAGCGACGGTTGCTAACGGACTTCggggtcttgtttttttaaaaccaagagGATTTCTAATTAATATTTGTtgatttaactgtttatttttcgCTTAATACGTAGCTTTTACCGGGAAGTCTTGGGAAATATGGCCCAACATGTGTTTCAAAAGCAGCTATCTTACATCTAACTGAATATAAACTGTGATTATCTTTAAGTTCTTGAGCGTCTAGCTGACAGTAGCTCACTTCTCTTCGTGGCCCGGAGGTTCAGCGTCGATGTTCCGGTTCGGGGACATGTGTTTAAGTCACCACGCGCGAACATTGTCGAAGTTTTTGAGCTTTTAAATCATCACAAATCCAGAACCCAGAATGAGCCACACAACGAGTCCACGGAATATGACGTCACGTCACACGCAATAACTAAGCGCAGGAACTTTTGCTGCTTTCagacacaactaaaaaaaagaatcgTTAGACATAACGTGGAGGAAAGCTCGGAAGAAGACTAAATATTAACATTACGATCAAGTTACTAGCATATAATTATTCAGTAGTGTAAAACAGGCCACAGTTACATTCAGGGATCTGTTATTATGTTTTGATTTATCGGTCAAATTTAGAAATTATACCGATAGTTTTCCGTTTGTGCTTTATTgtacattacattacaaaaccaaaagaaaataccacgaacatattttaacatatgtTATGAATTGTATTCAAATATCTCAATATTTTAGCTGTTGTTTAGATATACAAGTTAAACATCTCGTAAATCTCCTTACTGTAACTGTAACGGCATAATTTCCGAGGGCAAGTAAAGGCATCAACGGAACTGCAGCCTTGCTCACTTCCTCTCGCTGGAACTTGTAGTCTTTTCTTTCCGTTGATTAGTATTACATTCTAGATAACGAATCAGCAAGCAGACTACATATGCGTCGGTACGGCCTGAAAAAGGGTCCGACTAGGAACGTAGCCTTCCGTCTACACAGCTTTCACACGGTTTTTAATCGAGCGTATGATGAAATGTCACGATTTCTTTCGTAGCTGTGATTATCCACGAATGAGACATTGCAGAAGacggtaaataaaataaaaatatatgtttatgctttcatgcatttaaaaaaaaaaatgtagataaagaaaacaaaggacgACGAAGTGAAAAGGTCATTGTACTTACGTGAAACCGAGGCCACTCTAGAAAGACGgtgaacaacaaacagaaaaaagaaagtatcCGCTGTTGACCGGCTGCAGCTCGTCGTTAAAGGCCGAGAGAGAAGCTGTCAGGGGCGGATTGATACATTTCTGCTGCGGGGTCCAAAAGAAGAGGTAGTGCTGGTGGtctgagaaagagaggaggggagaggaaggggCGACGACACATACAtcctcccctttctctctcgcgttttccttctctctctatctgcctCTTTTCAGGTCATTGTTCTTTAGTTTAAAAGCAGCAACATAATAAAAAGAAACCTGCAGGTGTGTACAGTATTCTTCTATATTATTGTTCATCAATGTGCATTGTCCCTACgcaaagaaacacaattaacacacacacacaaaaaaaaatgcaaaaaaatagaTCAACATGAAAccatgataaataaataaagacgaaGCCGAGGATCTAAACGACAGAAAACTATCGTCTCCTTTATTTTCCTCCGTTAAGAGTCGTGCAGCACAAAGTTTATAAACTAACAGATcctttattaatccttcaaaGTTGTTTTGATGCTGTTGTTCCCATAAAGTGAAAGTAGCAAGaatgaatacaataaaaaataaatatataaaatataaaataagacgtaagatgcataaaaaaacaaaagaaaaaacaaatatttcagaaGTATTCACACTGTAACAGATGCAAACAGTTACAAATGAGCTATAAAAGAGTGAAGTGTTGAGAGTGAGAGGAGTCATACAGGTTGATGTCCACAGGTGGCGCTGTGTGGTAGATTTAAGAAGGAGAGGTTGACTACTGAAGGTCCTCAGACTGgacagtgtgttgtgttgtgttgtgttgtgttgtgttgtgttgtgagtgtGAGGACTCGTCCTTCTCTCTGAGGCCTCGAGCATCAGTTTGTTGAGTCTGTACAGACCCAGAATGCAACGGGGCCCCGGTGTCTCCACAGGCTCCTCAAACATCCTCAACATGGTCTGGTCCAGATGTTCAAGGTCCTCCCGCCTGGTCTCTGACTAATGGAAACATAAAAACCTgttcattacagtttttctccttCGGTTTGACTCATTCgttgaaacagaaaagatttaTTCTCAGACGTCTGAGATCATTTGGTGAAACAGTTCAACACAACGATGCAGATGTTTTGTCACTGAGGCAGAAAACCACTGAAATATTCCTCATGTCCAACTCTCAGTCTGAGTCCAGTCACTGCACTGATTCTTCTTCTAACacatgtaggctaactgtgctaactctAGGCTATCTGTGCCAAGTGTAGGCTAACCGTGCTAAATATAGACCAACTCTGCTAACTGCAGGCTAAGTGTGCTAACGCCAGTCTGTGCTAAGTGTAGGCTAACCATGCTAAATGTGGACTAACTGTACTGACACATTTGCAGTTTGATGAAATTGATGAGAAATAAACTCTGTTGTGAACAGTTGTCAGGTGGTTTGTGTCCGTGTTATTTTGagatgtaatttctgtttcaagaaatgagtCAAACCAACAGAGAAAACCTGAATTACACAGGATGTAACGTCACATCCCCTCgtacaaaaaaactcaaaaccgACCAGAGGCCACCGACCAACCGACCAACCAATGAGGAGACACCAGGTACCTGGACTCTGTCTTTGAGGTTTTCAGGTGGGAAACGATGCATCATTAGGTCCACGACACCAGAACTTATGATACTTTAAGCTACAGGAGCCAGTGTAGGACAGTATcgtacactcactggccagaATATTAGGTACAGATTCATTCTAATGTAACACAACAAATGTCCTTCTGGTATTTAACTTTagttactttttacttttttttttttggttcattaATTGTAttgtttgcatgtttcttttAGTGTTGCTTATTTCTTACTTGCAccaaactcaaaaacaaacaaacaaaccctgtGATAAATGATATTCTGATACTAAAATGATAATGAATGATTtgattattatcatcattgttgttacatttaattaaattagtttagtttgtttcaaTTAAACAGAAACATCGTTAGAAAACTTTTATTCAGGATTCAAACAGTTTTATCAAACTCGCGTCCAGAAGTTTCCTCTGAAACTAGAAATCCATCATCTGAACAACGTTGTGCAGCTGAGAACCGGTTCTTATCCAGGAAACTCGTCACCTTCAGGAAAAAGCGTCTGGAAACGAATCTGTGTCGATCAGACTGAACTTTACTGGTTTAACGTCGCTCTCACATCCACGTTTGTGtctttgcttcttcttcctccatttttttctggatCTAAATCCTGTGAACCAGAATGTGGAGCAGGTCACATGATGAGTTGGttcctggggggggggggtcacctATCAGaatgatcagccacatcattatgaccactgccaggagaataaataacatttaaaccatctcgtgtttatttaatgttctgttGAGAAACTTTTAGACCCGTTTACTACTGACGACACTTCCTCCCTTCCTGTATCCtattcctttccttcctccctttcctgccttccttccttccttccttcctgtatcctattcctttccttcctccctttcctgtatcctatttctttctttccttccttccttctttccttccttcgttttccatcttttttttccttctttccttccttccttccttccttctttccttcctttgttttctatcttttttccttccttccttccttccttccttccttccttccttccttccttccttccttccttccttccttttctatcttttctgtccttccatctttccttccttccttccttcctgtatcctattccttccttccttccttccttccttccttccttccttcctcccaggtgttgtgtgtattgtgtgtgtattgtgcgtattgtgtatattgtatatatattgtgtatgtattgtgtgtgtatattgtgtatgttgtgtgtattgtgtgtatattgtgtgtgtattgtatatattgtgtgtattttgtgtgtattgtgtgtatattgtacatattgtgtatgttgtgtatattgtgtgtattgtgtatattgtgtatcGTGTATcgtgtatattgtgtatattgtgtatatgttgtgtgtatattgtgtatattgtgtatattgtgtgtgttgtgtgtgtagcTGGTGTCCGTTGATCTTCAGTGATGAAGACAGTAACAGACACTTGTGCTTGTTTTAATTCTCAGATTCTTGAACAAACactttcaaatgcaaaagatcaaacaaaacattcacgtgtttttttttttctcagctctTCCAGGGTTTTAAGGTGCACTCGGTTTAACTTGGTTTAACTCGGTTTAACTCGGTTTAACTCGGTTTAACTCGGTCTAACTTGATTTAACTCGGCTTAAACTCGTCCACGTGCTCCTCGCGTGTCTCCTGCTCTCGTCTTATTTTCCACCGTTCTCTCCTCACGGAGCTGAACAGTGAAGAGACGTCAGAGCTCAGTCTTCTCCAGCTCTGATCTCCTCCAGGAGGTGGCGCTGTGAAATGATTGCTCATGCATCCGGTCTGTCCGAGCAGCGGCTGCCTCCAGGCGGGAGGATGTGAGTGACGGACGGGAGCGAGGAGAAGCTGGggggaggtcaggggtcaggggtcaggggtcaggagAAGGGAACCTCCCATCTCTGTGTGTAGGCGCTGAGTTCACAGGGGCTGATGACCAGCATCCGGGACGAGTCCATCCCGTCCAGAGCCATCTCCGAGTCCAGGCAGAACCGGGACACCAGGTGCTCCAGGTGAGTCCCCGACTTCTGCCACCGCTGCCGAGGAAACGGAAACATGACGACATGAGACGGAGCAAACAGAGTCTTACAGGTCCAGCTCCATCTCAGCTTAAATCCTTAGCATCATAGCATCGTAGCATTGTAGCATCATAGCATCGTAGCATCATAGCATCGTAGCATCGTAGCATTATAGCATCATAGCATTATAGCATCAGTTATATTTGAactttgtattttaattaatgtcgtaacagtaagaaaaacaaaacaaacaaacaaaaaatgacggtggcaatgaatgaatgaatgaatgaatgaatgaatgaatcatgtgGTTAGATTAAAGGAAATCATCCCAAGAGAtcacttagatttttttttattttgtgtaaaaagaataaaatatataaatatacaaatatataatatgtccattttttaataaaataaaataaaatgaaatataataaaataaaatattttttatatatattcctCAACTGCCAAatatatttactattattattttgatattgtaacagtaagtcagtAGTGCTGTTAGACTAATGATGTCATCCCAACAAATCAccgtgatttttatttatttatttattcatttatttttcctaaaaagaataaaaaacttggaatagttttattttcaatcccatttctatttttattcctatttataaatatctgTAATAAATTATTCCTGTTCTCCCTACATACAAgtcacactgttaaaaaaataaataaaataaaatataaaaataaaacaaaaaatataattagttatttttgatttagtccttaacaaaaaatatttaagattattattttgatgatattgtaacaatatatattttttaatatgatcattaactatttaaaatttttaatgttaatatttgttattaaatgattatttaatatttttaactcTCCCACAGTTTAATCAGCTTCTTATTTATTCCAGTGTCtctgaaataataattacatgATGTGATTCTCCTTCCTCACCGCTAGATGGAGACACCTCCCTGACTTTATTCCACCATCCACAACCACAGAGACACttcctgagtgtgtgtgtgtgtgtgtgtgtgtgtgtgtgtgtgtgtgtgtgtgtgtgtgtgtgtgtgttttattcatgatGGATTTTTAGCTGGAAAACAAAGGGACTGATGTGATCGGACATGAAAAGAGGCTTTTAACTGTCAGAGTCTGAAACcatcagacagagagagagagtgagagagagaacacagaTATCataggagtgtgtgtgtgtatgtgtgtgtgtgtgtgtgtgtgtgtgtgatttgtgcATCAGTTTGTTTactcatgtatttgtttatttctctgtgttggGGTGTGTTGGTGTGAGGCGGCCATATTGTTTTTTGGGGGCCTGTGAAGTGTATCTCTGCCatgtatccacacacacacacacacacacacaaacacacacacacacacacacacacacacacacacgtattgCAGCGTTGTTCAGATGAACATCAGAGGGCAGCGATGGgctttaattggaaaaaaaagaagaagaagaaggaggaggaggaggagtaattAAAAGTAAATCAATTAGCATTCACCTCGTTACTGATGCTACATGTTGCATCAGTTTCTCAACGTCTCTGTTCAAAGACGAACATTTACATTAAAGTTGAGAAACTACAACACGACAACGTTTCCTGGGATCACAATTCTCAACTAAAccactaaaatataatataatataatataatataatataatataatataatataatataatataatatatctTATTATATTTCCTATCAATCTTCCTTCCACTTctttcttccttatttctctttttccagaACCAAAATTACATTAATCCTTAATCCTTTAATACTTTAGCTTTAACATGTAGCTTTAACATGTAGCTTTAGCATGTAGCATTAACATGTAGTTTTAGCATGTAGCTTTAGCATGTAGCATTAACATGTAGTTTTAGCATGTAGCTTTAGCATGTAGCATTAACATGTAGTTTTAGCATGTAGCTTTAGCATGTAGCTAACTCTGAACTCCTCCTGTTCTAGTTGTAGCATCTTgttgtcttttagtttttatcctccatcactttcactttacttctctctctgtttcgTTGTCTCCATCACTTCCTCCCCCGTCTCTCCTCTCGTCTTCctcctttatttcttcttcttggtctcTGAGTGACTCTTTAACCATCATCATTCTACTTCCTGtcttcaacaaacacacaaccaggacacacactaacacactaacacacactaacacactaacttACTAATTCAACTGTCTCCAGCCTCAGATCCTTCTTTATTTCTATCCTTCtatcatttcctttccttcattCACCGTCTCCTTCACTCCTAACCTCCCTACTTAATTCTTTagttcctccctcccttcctccttccctcccttcctccctccctcccttcctcctcccctcccttccttcctccctccctcccttcctccctcccttcctgtcCAGACGTCTCTTCACCTCATCGTCCCCTGGATTCCGTCTCAACCTTCCCTTTGATTTAtcgtctcttcttcttgttttgccTCGAGCTGCTGAGGACGTTGTTGTGTAAACACAGTGTGCGACAGTCACATGGTGacgggttgttgttgttgttgttgttgtgtcgaCGTCCTGATGCAACACAACCTgactctcacctcctcctcctcctcctcttcctctcgccTTCGACTCTTCCTTCTTTATTTCTCATCATCACTTCTCATTTACTTCCGACCcccttttgtctttcttgtttcACCTTATCCACCTGTGCaccccccttctctcccccctcctccttcctccccccctcctctcaggTGATTTATTGGTTGTCAGG containing:
- the angel2 gene encoding protein angel homolog 2 isoform X1 is translated as MSPNRNIDAEPPGHEENRLMFLHRLSSVTSSFRPCSRPAVSWAGFRSSSASSFSSSSSSSSHPSHLPRFTPAPRPWWSVRGFPPWPPRSPRSPSIRPGDAGASLHTSAGCRMDRPDRGREPPHKRRKSLEEKRRSEGDEAKEGGFRREQQGNVWTNQRHRDGHRDRGRNGAENRDKDVERTKTGVKDRQRKDSSSREDGFRSQSRSEQEEARGGGSRTRIKEQETLQKPNPWFKGRSSEEHGGTRGGAAGRPRDSREDGGRRTSFPLPPHGAVRPPNPWQGANREPPPPGVPPLVTSLQRRWESCSTDLQPPGGGAAFDFSVMTYNILSQDLLQDNAYLYRHCPPDVLAWEHRLPNLLAEIQGHEADILCLQEVQEDHYENQIRPALRALGYECEYKKRTGKKPDGCAVGFKTSRFSLLSSNPVEFLRRGDVLLDRDNVGLVVLLRPRDASSSSSSSSFVCVANTHLLYNPRRGDIKLAQLAILLAEIRRLSLLPDGSTNPVLLCGDFNSTPWSPLYSFLTTGRLEYRGMQISRVSGQEDSPRGQRLLTSPIWSHSLGINRRCQYEATSGASACGAEAVEGAISDMTVEDLTSRASAAAAFNRERIEHSLKLQSSYRHRLRSDGRPEITTYHSRTALTVDYILYSPDHSAPPSLPGGRGLQLLGRLSLVGQSELEELGGLPSRRHSSDHLPLLARFRLRL
- the angel2 gene encoding protein angel homolog 2 isoform X3, whose translation is MTYNILSQDLLQDNAYLYRHCPPDVLAWEHRLPNLLAEIQGHEADILCLQEVQEDHYENQIRPALRALGYECEYKKRTGKKPDGCAVGFKTSRFSLLSSNPVEFLRRGDVLLDRDNVGLVVLLRPRDASSSSSSSSFVCVANTHLLYNPRRGDIKLAQLAILLAEIRRLSLLPDGSTNPVLLCGDFNSTPWSPLYSFLTTGRLEYRGMQISRVSGQEDSPRGQRLLTSPIWSHSLGINRRCQYEATSGASACGAEAVEGAISDMTVEDLTSRASAAAAFNRERIEHSLKLQSSYRHRLRSDGRPEITTYHSRTALTVDYILYSPDHSAPPSLPGGRGLQLLGRLSLVGQSELEELGGLPSRRHSSDHLPLLARFRLRL
- the angel2 gene encoding protein angel homolog 2 isoform X2; the protein is MFLHRLSSVTSSFRPCSRPAVSWAGFRSSSASSFSSSSSSSSHPSHLPRFTPAPRPWWSVRGFPPWPPRSPRSPSIRPGDAGASLHTSAGCRMDRPDRGREPPHKRRKSLEEKRRSEGDEAKEGGFRREQQGNVWTNQRHRDGHRDRGRNGAENRDKDVERTKTGVKDRQRKDSSSREDGFRSQSRSEQEEARGGGSRTRIKEQETLQKPNPWFKGRSSEEHGGTRGGAAGRPRDSREDGGRRTSFPLPPHGAVRPPNPWQGANREPPPPGVPPLVTSLQRRWESCSTDLQPPGGGAAFDFSVMTYNILSQDLLQDNAYLYRHCPPDVLAWEHRLPNLLAEIQGHEADILCLQEVQEDHYENQIRPALRALGYECEYKKRTGKKPDGCAVGFKTSRFSLLSSNPVEFLRRGDVLLDRDNVGLVVLLRPRDASSSSSSSSFVCVANTHLLYNPRRGDIKLAQLAILLAEIRRLSLLPDGSTNPVLLCGDFNSTPWSPLYSFLTTGRLEYRGMQISRVSGQEDSPRGQRLLTSPIWSHSLGINRRCQYEATSGASACGAEAVEGAISDMTVEDLTSRASAAAAFNRERIEHSLKLQSSYRHRLRSDGRPEITTYHSRTALTVDYILYSPDHSAPPSLPGGRGLQLLGRLSLVGQSELEELGGLPSRRHSSDHLPLLARFRLRL